The Planctomycetota bacterium genomic sequence AGGTCATCTCTCTCCTCGTGAAATTCTCGACTCCCTCGCTCCCCACACCTATGATCCTGGAGTGCTCTCCCTTCCTCCCGTTCTCCTCGACGACCTCCTCGAGATCCCCCACCCTGGTAACCATGTATCTGAATCACCCAGGCCGTAAGCCCGAAGGGCGTTGACAAGGACCCCGGAGAACCTATAATCGGCCCGAAACCGGCGGCAGATGCCTACCTACGATTATGCCTGCTCCGCGTGCCGTCACCGGTTCGAGCGTTTTGAGTCGATCCGAGACGACGGGCCCAAGGAATGTCCCCGGTGCGGGCGCCGGAGGGCGCGCCGGCTTTTGGGCACGGGCGGGGGCCTGATCTTCCGGGGGAGTGGGTTCTACACGACCGACTACGGGCGTTCGACGGGCGGCGGCGAAACGTCGCGGAAGGACGGTCACGAGGGAAAGGAGCCCAAGAAATGAGAGAGCTCAAGGGGGACTGGCGCGACCTCTTCAACGGTTTCATGGTCGCTCTGGACCTTCGCAAGTGCTTCCTGGCCCTCTGCGGGATCGTCGTCACGATCGTCCTGTGCGGAGGAATGACGATCGCGCTGGGGAACTGGCTCAACCCGCCCGCGGTTCAGCCGCCGAGCGATCTCGTGCTTCACAACTGGTGGCGGACGCAGTGCGAGGCCTGGCACGTGATCTACCAGGGCAAGCCGCTGGTGGCTCTGGCCTACAGTGTGGCGTTCGTGCTCCTCTTCGTGGCCATCTGGTCCTATTTCGGCGGCGCCATCGCGCGAATCGCCGCCTACGAGGTGGCCAAGGACGGGGAGCGGATCGAGACGCGCAAGGCGCTTGAATTCTCGCGCAAGAAGTTCTGGTCCTTCTTCTGGGCGCCCCTCATCTGCGCGATCGGATTTCTTTTCTTCGCGTTCTGCAACTACGTGGGCGGGCTGGTCGGGCGGGTTCTCGATTTCATCTGGATCGGGGCGCCTCTGGTGGCGTTGCTCCTGCCCCTGGCGATCCTTTCCGGCTTCATCATGACGCTCATCCTGATCGGCACCTTCGCCGGCCTGCCCCTGTTCACTCCGGCGGTGGCCGCGGAGGGCACCGATTCCTTCGACGCCGTCAGCCGCGGGTTCAGCTACGTCTACTCCCGCCCCTGGCAGTACCTGGGGTACCAGATCGTGGGGGCCGCGTACGGCTACGTTTCGATCGCCTTCGTCATTCTCTTCGCGATCGCCATGTGCCATCTGGGCCTCGAGGCGGGCGAAGAAGGCTTCAAGCTGTTCGGGCTGCTGAAGTCCGATACCGACTTCGAGGACATCTCGAACGCCTCCTGGAAGCTCATTCTTTCGGAGGCGCACCGGAGTCCGGCGACGTACGCGTGGGATCCCCTGTCGATCGTGGCCGATCCGAGCCCGTACGGCCGCCTGCAGGTTCTGGCCAATCAGATCGTGGGGGTGAATTACGAGTCCGCTCCCGCGCTCAAGAGCGGACACGTCGTGGCCCACGTGCTCGTGACGATCTGGCTGGCGATCACGCTGGGACTCGCCCTCGGATACGTGGTGAGCTACTTCATCTCCCAACAGACGATCATTTATTACATCCTGCGCAAGAAGGTGGACGGGATCGAGATGAACGAAGTCTTCGAAGAGCAGGAGGAGGAGGCCAAGGGGACTGCGCCGGAGCCGGCGCCCTCCTCCTCGGCCGCTCCGGCGTCGGCCCCGCCCGAGAAGCCTTCCGCCCCGCCGCAGGAAGAGAAGAAGTAATCACCCCCGCCGGGGCGCCGGATCCCGCGCCGGAACCCGGCGCTCCCATGCCCGGTGGAGGGCCTGGCCTGCCGCGAGGACGAGCGGCAGCAGCGCCAGCGAGGCCAGGACGTCGACCACGTAGTGGTACCGCAACGCCACGGTGGCGAACACGCATCCGGAGGCCGGCACCAGCGCCGCCCAGAAGAACTTCCGCAGCGATCCCCACGAGAACCACAGCACCAGAAGCGACATCAGCGTGTGCCCGCTGGGAAACGCGTCCGGCATCCGCCATTCCATGGCGAGGATGGCCGCGTGCGCGCGCCGGCCCAGGAACCAGCCGTCCAGAACCGGGGGCCTCGAAGGATAGAAGTGGTGGGGTCCGATGGCGGGCACGAGGAGGTAACCCAGGTACGAAACGTAAAAGCCGGTGAGAATCACCGTGACGTACCGGCGGAGCGTTTCCCATTCCCCGCGCGCGTAGAGAATCCCCCCCGGCAGGAGAATGGACGGGAAGTAGAACCAGTAACAGGCATGGAGGAAATCCATGGCCAGGGGGTGGAACGAGAGAAAAAAAGCGTCCACGTCGCCGAACCAGCGGCGGTCGAGGTCCGCCAGGAAACGGTCGTATCGATGGTCGTCGAACGGATGGACCTGGGGCACGAGGTAATGAAGCTCGCGGAACGAGGCCAGGACGATCAGAACCACGTACCAGTAGCGGCAAAAGGTCCAGAAGCGTCCGCCGAACCGCCGATGGGCCCAGACGAGAAGCGCGATGAGAATGAGAACCAGCGCATGGTAGCCCAGATAGAGGGCCGCCCCCGGCGGGCGGAAGACGACGACCACGGCCGTCAGGATGGCCGCGTATCCCAGGATCACCAGGTCGAATGCGTACAGGTTTTTCATGTCCGAAGCGGGGCTCCCCCTACGGGCCCCGGAGCCGGGCCGCCGCCACCACGGCCGCCGTCTCGATGCGCAGCGTCGTCGGACCGAGCGATCCCCGGCGGGCGAACCGGGCTTGCTCCTCGGGCGTCAAGCCCCCCTCCGGGCCCACGACGACGGCTCCTCCCTGGCCGCCCGGAAGCGGCGCCTCCGCCCCGGGGCTGGCCAGCCACCAATCGGAAGGGATCTCCTGGAGAGGGCGCTCGGGCGCCACCCGCAGGAGCGGCGCGCCGGACTGCTTGGCCGCGGCCAGCGCGATCTTCTCCAGGCGCCGCCGCCGCCCTTCCCCGAGCGAAGCCACGCTCCGGGCGAACCGCACCGGCACGAATTCCGAAACGCCCAGCTCCGCGAGCTTCTCGATCATCCAGTCCAGGCGGCTTCCTTTGGGCACCGCGGAGGCCACCGTGACGGCCGGAAGTCTCACCGGAGGCAGGCGCTCCCGAAGCCGGACGGTCACCCGGCCGTGGACCGACTCAATCTCCCCCCGCCACGCCTCGCGGCCGTCGAAGACGGTTACCGTATCCCCGGGGCCCAGGCGAAGAACGCGGACGGCGTGGCGCGCCTCCCGGGGCGGGAGGACCACGGGATCCTCGATCCGTTCGACGAAGAACCGGGGCATGGACGCCGGATTCTACGGGGGGCCGGCGAAGAAAGTAAAGAAACCGCGGGGGGTTCGGATCCTTTTCGCCCGGCGCGTCGTTCTTGGATTGGAGGGGGCGCTCGAGTTAGAATTTGCGTTTGGAGCGGGCCGAATCGGGGGGCGTCCCGGAGGTGTTATTCTCATGATGAGACGGATGGGCCTCCTTTTCTTCCTCGGAGCGGCCGCTTCCGCGGCCCGCGCCGACGAGGTCGTGCTCCGCAACGGAGCCGTCTTCTCGGGCGTCGTGCGCGAGGAGGCCGACCGCGTCGTCGTCGAGATCGACGCGGGGACGATGACCTTCCGGCGGGCGGACGTCCGCGAGATCCGGCGGACGGAAGACCCCCTTCAGGAATTCGAGCGGCGCCTGCGCGCCGCCGCGGATACGGAGGCGTATTACGAGCTGGCCCTCTGGGCGCGCGAGCGGGGTTTGACTTCCCGGGCCCAGGAGCTTTTCCGGAAGGTCGTCGCTCTGGAGCCGGAGCACGAGGGAGCCCGGAAGGCTCTCG encodes the following:
- a CDS encoding FmdB family zinc ribbon protein, whose product is MPTYDYACSACRHRFERFESIRDDGPKECPRCGRRRARRLLGTGGGLIFRGSGFYTTDYGRSTGGGETSRKDGHEGKEPKK
- a CDS encoding phosphatase PAP2 family protein codes for the protein MKNLYAFDLVILGYAAILTAVVVVFRPPGAALYLGYHALVLILIALLVWAHRRFGGRFWTFCRYWYVVLIVLASFRELHYLVPQVHPFDDHRYDRFLADLDRRWFGDVDAFFLSFHPLAMDFLHACYWFYFPSILLPGGILYARGEWETLRRYVTVILTGFYVSYLGYLLVPAIGPHHFYPSRPPVLDGWFLGRRAHAAILAMEWRMPDAFPSGHTLMSLLVLWFSWGSLRKFFWAALVPASGCVFATVALRYHYVVDVLASLALLPLVLAAGQALHRAWERRVPARDPAPRRG
- a CDS encoding RsmE family RNA methyltransferase, yielding MPRFFVERIEDPVVLPPREARHAVRVLRLGPGDTVTVFDGREAWRGEIESVHGRVTVRLRERLPPVRLPAVTVASAVPKGSRLDWMIEKLAELGVSEFVPVRFARSVASLGEGRRRRLEKIALAAAKQSGAPLLRVAPERPLQEIPSDWWLASPGAEAPLPGGQGGAVVVGPEGGLTPEEQARFARRGSLGPTTLRIETAAVVAAARLRGP